A window from Oncorhynchus mykiss isolate Arlee chromosome 9, USDA_OmykA_1.1, whole genome shotgun sequence encodes these proteins:
- the LOC110532677 gene encoding retinoic acid receptor gamma-A-like isoform X3, producing the protein MFDCMEALGMGPRQLYDVTSRGACMLRKASPFFAGLDPFAWTGSASVQSVETQSTSSEEMVPSSPSPPPPPRIYKPCFVCQDKSSGYHYGVSSCEGCKGFFRRSIQKNMVYTCHRDKNCQINKVTRNRCQYCRLQKCFEVGMSKEGERPVRNDRNKKKKDVKEELVLPESYELSGELEELVNKVSKAHQDTFPSLLQLGKYHTNSSAEQRVQLDLGLWDKFSELSTKCIIKIVEFAKRLPGFTTLTIADQITLLKSACLDILMLRICTRYTPEQDTMTFSDGLTLNRTQMHNAGFGPLTDLVFAFAGQLLPLEMDDTETGLLSAISLISGDRMDLEEPQKVDKLQEPLLEALKIYARRRRPNKPHMFPRMLMKITDLRGISTKGAERAITLKMEIPGPMPPLIREMLENPEAFEDQTESSGESSPPPAPPPIPPASSKPPTTMKTEAEDEEDSWGTEPSPEEEDEDDYDDGEEEDRDRGSDSEGESWALEGSSEGARKNHAGRAQ; encoded by the exons CGGTGGAGACCCAGAGCACCAGCTCTGAGGAGATGGTCCccagctctccctctccacctcccccaccACGCATCTACAAACCCTGCTTCGTGTGCCAGGACAAGTCCTCTGGATACCATTACGGAGTCAGCTCATGTGAGGGCTGCAAG GGTTTCTTCCGACGCAGTATCCAGAAGAACATGGTGTACACCTGCCACCGAGACAAGAACTGCCAGATCAACAAGGTCACCAGGAACCGCTGCCAGTACTGCCGACTGCAGAAGTGCTTTGAGGTCGGCATGTCCAAGGAAGGTGAGAGAC CGGTGCGTAATGACAGGAACAAGAAGAAGAAAGATGTGAAGGAGGAGTTGGTGTTGCCAGAGAGTTATGAGTTGAGTGGAGAACTGGAGGAGCTGGTCAACAAAGTCAGCAAAGCCCACCAAGACACCTTCCCCTCACTGCTGCAGCTGGGCAAATACCACACC AACTCCAGTGCAGAGCAGCGCGTGCAGCTGGACCTGGGGCTGTGGGATAAGTTCAGTGAGCTTTCCACCAAGTGCATCATCAAGATCGTGGAGTTTGCCAAGCGCCTCCCCGGCTTCACCACCCTCACCATCGCTGACCAGATCACCCTCCTCAAATCAGCCTGCCTGGATATCCTG aTGTTGAGGATCTGCACCCGCTACACTCCAGAGCAGGACACCATGACCTTCTCAGACGGGCTGACCCTGAACCGGACCCAGATGCACAACGCAGGCTTCGGCCCGCTCACAGACCTGGTGTTTGCCTTTGCTGGCCAGCTTCTGCCTCTGGAGATGGACGACACAGAGACGGGCCTCCTCAGCGCCATCTCCCTCATCTCTGGAG ACCGTATGGACCTGGAAGAGCCCCAGAAGGTGGACAAGTTGCAGGAGCCCCTCCTGGAGGCCCTGAAGATCTACGCACGTCGCAGACGCCCCAACAAACCACACATGTTCCCCCGCATGCTGATGAAGATCACTGACCTCAGAGGCATCAGCACTAAGG GGGCAGAGAGAGCCATCACTCTGAAGATGGAGATCCCAGGCCCCATGCCTCCTCTGATCAGGGAGATGTTAGAGAACCCAGAAGCATTCGAGGACCAAacagagagcagtggagagagcTCCCCACCGCCTGCCCCTCCACCCATTCCACCAGCATCCTCCAAGCCCCCCACCACCATGAAGACTGAGGCTGAGGACGAGGAGGACAGCTGGGGGACAGAGCCTTCcccagaggaggaagatgaggatgaCTATgatgatggggaggaggaggatcgGGACAGGGGCTCGGACAGCGAGGGGGAATCCTGGGCTCTGGAGGGTAGCAGCGAAGGGGCTAGGAAGAACCATGCCGGGAGGGCGCAGTGA
- the LOC110532677 gene encoding retinoic acid receptor gamma-A-like isoform X4: MFDCMEALGMGPRQLYDVTSRGACMLRKASPFFAGLDPFAWTGSASVQSVETQSTSSEEMVPSSPSPPPPPRIYKPCFVCQDKSSGYHYGVSSCEGCKGFFRRSIQKNMVYTCHRDKNCQINKVTRNRCQYCRLQKCFEVGMSKEAVRNDRNKKKKDVKEELVLPESYELSGELEELVNKVSKAHQDTFPSLLQLGKYHTNSSAEQRVQLDLGLWDKFSELSTKCIIKIVEFAKRLPGFTTLTIADQITLLKSACLDILMLRICTRYTPEQDTMTFSDGLTLNRTQMHNAGFGPLTDLVFAFAGQLLPLEMDDTETGLLSAISLISGDRMDLEEPQKVDKLQEPLLEALKIYARRRRPNKPHMFPRMLMKITDLRGISTKGAERAITLKMEIPGPMPPLIREMLENPEAFEDQTESSGESSPPPAPPPIPPASSKPPTTMKTEAEDEEDSWGTEPSPEEEDEDDYDDGEEEDRDRGSDSEGESWALEGSSEGARKNHAGRAQ, encoded by the exons CGGTGGAGACCCAGAGCACCAGCTCTGAGGAGATGGTCCccagctctccctctccacctcccccaccACGCATCTACAAACCCTGCTTCGTGTGCCAGGACAAGTCCTCTGGATACCATTACGGAGTCAGCTCATGTGAGGGCTGCAAG GGTTTCTTCCGACGCAGTATCCAGAAGAACATGGTGTACACCTGCCACCGAGACAAGAACTGCCAGATCAACAAGGTCACCAGGAACCGCTGCCAGTACTGCCGACTGCAGAAGTGCTTTGAGGTCGGCATGTCCAAGGAAG CGGTGCGTAATGACAGGAACAAGAAGAAGAAAGATGTGAAGGAGGAGTTGGTGTTGCCAGAGAGTTATGAGTTGAGTGGAGAACTGGAGGAGCTGGTCAACAAAGTCAGCAAAGCCCACCAAGACACCTTCCCCTCACTGCTGCAGCTGGGCAAATACCACACC AACTCCAGTGCAGAGCAGCGCGTGCAGCTGGACCTGGGGCTGTGGGATAAGTTCAGTGAGCTTTCCACCAAGTGCATCATCAAGATCGTGGAGTTTGCCAAGCGCCTCCCCGGCTTCACCACCCTCACCATCGCTGACCAGATCACCCTCCTCAAATCAGCCTGCCTGGATATCCTG aTGTTGAGGATCTGCACCCGCTACACTCCAGAGCAGGACACCATGACCTTCTCAGACGGGCTGACCCTGAACCGGACCCAGATGCACAACGCAGGCTTCGGCCCGCTCACAGACCTGGTGTTTGCCTTTGCTGGCCAGCTTCTGCCTCTGGAGATGGACGACACAGAGACGGGCCTCCTCAGCGCCATCTCCCTCATCTCTGGAG ACCGTATGGACCTGGAAGAGCCCCAGAAGGTGGACAAGTTGCAGGAGCCCCTCCTGGAGGCCCTGAAGATCTACGCACGTCGCAGACGCCCCAACAAACCACACATGTTCCCCCGCATGCTGATGAAGATCACTGACCTCAGAGGCATCAGCACTAAGG GGGCAGAGAGAGCCATCACTCTGAAGATGGAGATCCCAGGCCCCATGCCTCCTCTGATCAGGGAGATGTTAGAGAACCCAGAAGCATTCGAGGACCAAacagagagcagtggagagagcTCCCCACCGCCTGCCCCTCCACCCATTCCACCAGCATCCTCCAAGCCCCCCACCACCATGAAGACTGAGGCTGAGGACGAGGAGGACAGCTGGGGGACAGAGCCTTCcccagaggaggaagatgaggatgaCTATgatgatggggaggaggaggatcgGGACAGGGGCTCGGACAGCGAGGGGGAATCCTGGGCTCTGGAGGGTAGCAGCGAAGGGGCTAGGAAGAACCATGCCGGGAGGGCGCAGTGA
- the LOC110532677 gene encoding retinoic acid receptor gamma-A-like isoform X5 has translation MKLHHKGSLTTLFDCKLKSNKINQQINLFTLLSVAVETQSTSSEEMVPSSPSPPPPPRIYKPCFVCQDKSSGYHYGVSSCEGCKGFFRRSIQKNMVYTCHRDKNCQINKVTRNRCQYCRLQKCFEVGMSKEGERPVRNDRNKKKKDVKEELVLPESYELSGELEELVNKVSKAHQDTFPSLLQLGKYHTNSSAEQRVQLDLGLWDKFSELSTKCIIKIVEFAKRLPGFTTLTIADQITLLKSACLDILMLRICTRYTPEQDTMTFSDGLTLNRTQMHNAGFGPLTDLVFAFAGQLLPLEMDDTETGLLSAISLISGDRMDLEEPQKVDKLQEPLLEALKIYARRRRPNKPHMFPRMLMKITDLRGISTKGAERAITLKMEIPGPMPPLIREMLENPEAFEDQTESSGESSPPPAPPPIPPASSKPPTTMKTEAEDEEDSWGTEPSPEEEDEDDYDDGEEEDRDRGSDSEGESWALEGSSEGARKNHAGRAQ, from the exons ATGAAACTGCACCATAAAGGCTCGCTAACAACTCTATTCGACTGCAAGCTAAAAAGTAATAAAATCAATCAACAAATAAACCTCTTTACTCTTCTCTCTGTAGCGGTGGAGACCCAGAGCACCAGCTCTGAGGAGATGGTCCccagctctccctctccacctcccccaccACGCATCTACAAACCCTGCTTCGTGTGCCAGGACAAGTCCTCTGGATACCATTACGGAGTCAGCTCATGTGAGGGCTGCAAG GGTTTCTTCCGACGCAGTATCCAGAAGAACATGGTGTACACCTGCCACCGAGACAAGAACTGCCAGATCAACAAGGTCACCAGGAACCGCTGCCAGTACTGCCGACTGCAGAAGTGCTTTGAGGTCGGCATGTCCAAGGAAGGTGAGAGAC CGGTGCGTAATGACAGGAACAAGAAGAAGAAAGATGTGAAGGAGGAGTTGGTGTTGCCAGAGAGTTATGAGTTGAGTGGAGAACTGGAGGAGCTGGTCAACAAAGTCAGCAAAGCCCACCAAGACACCTTCCCCTCACTGCTGCAGCTGGGCAAATACCACACC AACTCCAGTGCAGAGCAGCGCGTGCAGCTGGACCTGGGGCTGTGGGATAAGTTCAGTGAGCTTTCCACCAAGTGCATCATCAAGATCGTGGAGTTTGCCAAGCGCCTCCCCGGCTTCACCACCCTCACCATCGCTGACCAGATCACCCTCCTCAAATCAGCCTGCCTGGATATCCTG aTGTTGAGGATCTGCACCCGCTACACTCCAGAGCAGGACACCATGACCTTCTCAGACGGGCTGACCCTGAACCGGACCCAGATGCACAACGCAGGCTTCGGCCCGCTCACAGACCTGGTGTTTGCCTTTGCTGGCCAGCTTCTGCCTCTGGAGATGGACGACACAGAGACGGGCCTCCTCAGCGCCATCTCCCTCATCTCTGGAG ACCGTATGGACCTGGAAGAGCCCCAGAAGGTGGACAAGTTGCAGGAGCCCCTCCTGGAGGCCCTGAAGATCTACGCACGTCGCAGACGCCCCAACAAACCACACATGTTCCCCCGCATGCTGATGAAGATCACTGACCTCAGAGGCATCAGCACTAAGG GGGCAGAGAGAGCCATCACTCTGAAGATGGAGATCCCAGGCCCCATGCCTCCTCTGATCAGGGAGATGTTAGAGAACCCAGAAGCATTCGAGGACCAAacagagagcagtggagagagcTCCCCACCGCCTGCCCCTCCACCCATTCCACCAGCATCCTCCAAGCCCCCCACCACCATGAAGACTGAGGCTGAGGACGAGGAGGACAGCTGGGGGACAGAGCCTTCcccagaggaggaagatgaggatgaCTATgatgatggggaggaggaggatcgGGACAGGGGCTCGGACAGCGAGGGGGAATCCTGGGCTCTGGAGGGTAGCAGCGAAGGGGCTAGGAAGAACCATGCCGGGAGGGCGCAGTGA